One segment of Manihot esculenta cultivar AM560-2 chromosome 4, M.esculenta_v8, whole genome shotgun sequence DNA contains the following:
- the LOC122723471 gene encoding uncharacterized protein LOC122723471, which produces MATLIIIMIIELIRVQMVQFIGAQKERDHSRDLIVSFDLSNEVIKTTALPDAFSSHFWRTILLLEMSMLLLSLSTNHHVELWVLLEYGVDESWTKLFTVAYPECLEMSLPLGFSRRASLFFSSWNQHLLVWNPPEETISPVPLRRAVHTSNYLQAVPYMESHTSLKGCNKLEDEQKFRRCSSMLKLLNFIRALVLLVINYN; this is translated from the coding sequence ATGGCTACTCTGATTATAATTATGATCATAGAGCTCATACGGGTGCAAATGGTACAATTCATTGGTGCGCAAAAAGAGAGAGACCATAGTCGAGATTTAATTGTTTCTTTCGACTTGAGCAATGAGGTTATCAAAACAACAGCTCTACCAGATGCTTTCAGTTCTCATTTTTGGCGGACAATTCTTTTGCTTGAAATGAGCATGttgcttttgtctctgtctaCTAATCATCATGTGGAGTTGTGGGTATTGCTTGAATATGGAGTTGATGAGTCTTGGACTAAATTATTTACCGTAGCATACCCAGAATGTTTGGAGATGTCTCTGCCATTAGGATTTTCAAGAAGGGCGAGCTTATTTTTCTCATCGTGGAATCAACACTTGCTCGTATGGAACCCTCCTGAAGAAACAATTAGCCCTGTTCCTTTGAGAAGAGCAGTACATACAAGCAATTACTTGCAGGCTGTCCCTTACATGGAGTCCCATACTTCATTGAAGGGTTGCAACAAATTAGAAGATGAGCAAAAATTCCGGAGATGCAGCTCAATGTTGAAGCTCTTAAATTTCATCAGAGCTCTTGTGCTTCTTGTCATCAATTACAACTGA